In Metarhizium brunneum chromosome 3, complete sequence, a genomic segment contains:
- the kap95 gene encoding Importin subunit beta-1: protein MSSSEINQVLANSLSPDANLRNAAEQQLNQAAESNFPLYLATLVQELANEQAEGPIRVAAGLALKNAFTARDFQRLQELQTKWLQRTDEDTKSRVKQLTLQTLSSSNAQAGNAAAQVISSIAAIELPRNQWTDLMPFLVKNVTEGADHQKQASLTTIGYICESSDSELRVALVSHSNAILTAVVQGARKEEANNEVRLAAITALGDSLEFVSSNFKHEGERNYIMQVVCEATQADDSRIQQGAFGCLNRIMALYYDNMRFYMEKALFGLTILGMKSDDEDVAKLAVEFWSTVCEEEINIEYDNAQVERSDQMRNFYNFARVAANEVVPVLLSLLTKQDEDATDDEYNISRAAYQCLQLYSQAVGASIITPVLQFVEANLRSEDWHFRDAAVSAFGAIMEGPDEKVLDPIVKQALPILITMMDDQSFQVRDSTAFTLGRVTDACADAIDPVQQLPTLIESLFKGLMSNAKMAPSCCWALMNLAERFAGDVGAASNPVTPHFNQAVSSLLDVTARQDAETYVRTAAYEVLNVFVQSSASDSLQAIASLSDVIIKRLQETVPLQSQVVSVEDKITLEEMQNSLCTVLQAIVIRLDKDIAPQADRIMEILLQILNSVGGKSSVPEAVFGTISALSTTMEEDFIKYMDAFAPFLYNALGNQEEPSLCSMAIGLVSDITRSMGERSQPFCDNFMNYLLNNLRSTALSNQFKPAILQCFGDIAGAITGHFETYLSVVAQVLEQASTVTATPDGPIEMVDYVISLREGIMDAWGGIIGAMRSSGKTQALQQYVPAIFNLLGQIANDTIRSEGLLRASMGVIGDLAEAYPNGQLVDAFRQEWLTAMIKETKTNREFKPQTIETARWAREQVKRQLGGAQTVMS, encoded by the exons ATGTCGAGCTCAGAGATTAATCAGGTGCTCGCCAACTCGCTGTCTCCGG ACGCGAACCTACGAAATGCTGCCGAGCAGCAGCTTAACCAGGCTGCGGAGAGTAACTTC CCGCTCTACCTGGCGACCCTGGTACAAGAACTTGCCAACGAACAAGCAGAGGGGCCCATCCGAGTCGCCGCCGGTTTGGCCCTGAAGAACGCTTTCACAGCCCGAGACTTTCAGCGTCTGCAAGAACTTCAAACCAAGTGGCTACAACGGACAGACGAGGATACCAAGTCGCGCGTAAAGCAACTCACCCTGCAAACTCTTTCGTCCAGCAATGCCCAAGCCGGCAATGCTGCTGCCCAAGTCATCTCCTCCATTGCTGCCATCGAGCTGCCTCGCAACCAGTGGACTGACTTGATGCCCTTTCTGGTCAAAAACGTTACCGAGGGCGCCGATCACCAGAAGCAGGCCTCTTTAACCACCATCGGTTATATCTGTGAAAGCTCCGACTCGGAGCTTCGAGTTGCTCTAGTCTCTCACTCAAACGCCATCTTGACCGCTGTCGTTCAAGGGGCCAGGAAAGAGGAGGCCAACAATGAGGTTCGCTTGGCCGCTATTACCGCCCTTGGCGACTCGTTGGAGTTTGTGAGTAGCAACTTCAAACATGAGGGAGAGCGAAACTACATCATGCAGGTTGTCTGTGAGGCCACTCAGGCCGACGACTCGCGTATTCAGCAGGGCGCCTTTGGCTGTCTTAACCGAATCATGGCTCTGTACTACGACAATATGCGCTTCTACATGGAGAAGGCCCTGTTTGGCCTGACTATTCTTGGAATGAAGtcggatgacgaggatgttGCCAAGCTTGCTGTCGAATTCTGGAGCACTGTCTGTGAGGAGGAGATCAACATCGAGTATGACAACGCCCAGGTTGAGCGTTCAGACCAGATGCGCAACTTTTACAACTTTGCACGCGTTGCTGCCAACGAAGTTGTCCCCGTGCTTTTGTCGCTTCTTACGAAACAGGACGAAGACGCCACTGACGACGAGTACAACATCTCCCGCGCTGCCTATCAGTGCTTGCAGCTCTACTCACAGGCCGTTGGTGCTAGTATCATCACCCCAGTCTTGCAGTTTGTTGAGGCAAACCTGCGCTCTGAGGATTGGCACTTCCGCGACGCTGCTGTCTCGGCTTTCGGCGCCATCATGGAGGGCCCAGATGAGAAGGTCCTGGATCCCATCGTCAAGCAGGCTCTTCCTATCCTGATCACCATGATGGATGATCAGTCTTTTCAAGTCAGGGACTCCACAGCCTTCACTCTGGGACGTGTTACGGATGCGTGCGCAGATGCTATCGATCCCGTTCAGCAACTCCCTACTCTCATCGAGTCATTATTCAAGGGCCTCATGAGCAACGCCAAGATGGCTCCTTCATGCTGCTGGGCTCTCATGAACCTCGCTGAACGATTCGCTGGCGATGTCGGCGCTGCTTCCAACCCCGTGACGCCTCACTTCAACCAGGCCGTCAGCTCACTGCTCGATGTCACGGCCAGACAGGACGCCGAAACTTACGTGCGCACCGCCGCCTACGAGGTGCTCAATGTCTTTGTGCAGAGCTCCGCTTCAGATAGTCTGCAGGCCATTGCCTCGCTATCCGATGTCATCATCAAGCGTCTGCAAGAGACTGTTCCGCTACAGTCTCAGGTTGTCAGCGTAGAGGATAAGATTACCCTCGAGGAGATGCAAAACAGCTTGTGCACGGTTTTGCAGGCCATTGTCATTAGACTTGATAAGGATATCGCGCCTCAAGCTGATCGTATTATGGAGATCTTGCTCCAGATCCTCAACAGCGTCGGAGGCAAGTCTAGCGTCCCCGAGGCTGTTTTCGGAACAATTTCTGCCCTCTCTACAACAATGGAGGAGGACTTCATCAAGTACATGGATGCGTTTGCTCCTTTCCTGTACAATGCTCTAGGAAACCAGGAAGAGCCCAGTCTCTGCTCCATGGCTATTGGTCTGGTCAGCGATATCACCCGCTCCATGGGAGAGCGCAGCCAACCATTCTGCGACAACTTCATGAACTATCTACTTAACAACTTGAGG AGTACCGCGCTCTCCAACCAGTTCAAGCCTGCGATCCTCCAATGCTTCGGCGACATCGCCGGTGCCATTACTGGACATTTTGAGACTTATTTGTCTGTCGTGGCTCAGGTTCTGGAGCAGGCCTCAACAGTCACTGCTACACCCGACGGTCCCATTGAGATGGTTGACTACGTGATTTCTCTTCGTGAAGGTATCATGGATGCCTGGGGTGGCATCATTGGTGCCATGAGGTCTAGTGGCAAGA CGCAAGCTCTGCAGCAATACGTCCCTGCAATCTTTAACTTGCTTGGCCAGATTGCCAACGATACCATCCGAAGCGAGGGATTGTTGCGTGCGAGCATGGGCGTTATTGG TGATCTTGCTGAGGCTTACCCCAATGGTCAATTGGTGGACGCATTCCGCCAGGAGTGGCTGACGGCCATGATCAaagagaccaagaccaaccgCGAGTTCAAGCCGCAAACCATTGAGACTGCTCGCTGGGCTCGGGAACAAGTCAAGCGTCAGCTTGGAGGCGCTCAAACCGTAATGTCTTGA